From a region of the Candidatus Rhabdochlamydia porcellionis genome:
- the miaB gene encoding tRNA (N6-isopentenyl adenosine(37)-C2)-methylthiotransferase MiaB, translated as MRKQQVKTFFVKTYGCQMNELDTEIMVGLLEKRGLKRVLEEDRADLFIANTCSIRDLSERKAFGKIGRMGKNFLERPVIGITGCMAMAKKDSLFRKLPHVDFVLGTNNINDLNEVLDEVLLTGKKTIRTVDQFEENLDYLTAKRDDPIKAFISIIRGCDKFCTYCVVPYTRGQEVSRHPDQIIEECKLLVEKGYKEITLLGQNVNSYGKDKAEWGYLFHDLLYRLDQIQGLQRIRFMTSHPVDITVELMQAIRDLPSVCEFVHFPIQAGSNRILKKMHRIYTLETYLEKVALLKKIVPNVSLGTDIIVGFPTETEQEFQQTYDILKKIRYSVAFIFSYSARKGTPAFRWKDDIPEEVKQERLQRLLQLHEQICAEQRQELLGSYMEVLVEKPTKDKCLKGRSRCWKSVVFTGNASLVGSLQTVKITGFSNQTLLGELSSSFKCF; from the coding sequence ATGCGTAAACAACAAGTAAAAACTTTTTTTGTAAAGACCTATGGATGCCAAATGAACGAACTTGATACAGAAATCATGGTTGGTCTTTTGGAAAAAAGAGGATTAAAACGCGTACTAGAAGAGGATCGAGCAGATCTTTTTATCGCTAACACGTGCTCTATTCGTGATCTATCTGAACGTAAGGCCTTTGGCAAGATAGGTCGGATGGGGAAAAATTTTTTAGAAAGACCTGTAATTGGTATTACGGGTTGCATGGCAATGGCTAAAAAAGATTCTTTATTTCGCAAACTTCCGCATGTAGATTTCGTATTAGGTACGAATAATATTAACGATTTAAACGAAGTGCTAGATGAAGTTTTGCTAACAGGCAAGAAAACTATCCGAACTGTGGATCAATTCGAAGAAAACCTAGATTATTTAACAGCAAAAAGAGACGACCCTATCAAAGCCTTTATCTCCATTATTCGAGGATGTGATAAGTTTTGCACCTATTGTGTTGTTCCTTATACACGAGGACAAGAGGTTTCTCGTCATCCTGATCAAATTATTGAAGAATGTAAGCTTCTTGTGGAAAAAGGGTATAAAGAAATTACATTACTTGGCCAAAACGTCAACAGCTATGGTAAGGATAAAGCAGAATGGGGTTATTTATTCCACGATTTGCTCTATCGTTTAGATCAAATACAAGGCTTGCAACGTATTCGTTTTATGACATCACATCCTGTAGATATCACTGTTGAGCTTATGCAAGCTATCCGAGATCTTCCTTCTGTATGTGAATTTGTACATTTCCCTATTCAAGCTGGATCTAATCGCATTTTGAAAAAAATGCATCGCATTTACACTTTGGAAACCTACTTAGAAAAAGTAGCTTTATTAAAAAAAATTGTCCCTAATGTCTCGCTTGGCACAGATATCATTGTCGGTTTCCCTACAGAAACGGAGCAAGAGTTTCAGCAAACCTATGATATCTTGAAGAAAATTCGTTACAGCGTAGCTTTCATTTTTTCTTACAGCGCCCGCAAAGGAACCCCTGCATTTCGTTGGAAAGACGATATTCCAGAAGAAGTAAAACAAGAGCGCCTACAACGCCTTCTGCAGCTACATGAGCAAATCTGTGCAGAACAAAGACAAGAATTGCTAGGTTCTTATATGGAAGTGCTGGTAGAAAAACCCACTAAAGATAAATGCCTCAAAGGGCGCAGCAGATGTTGGAAA
- a CDS encoding phosphatase PAP2 family protein, which translates to MTISYKLRSLFLLQTLLALLLTSLLWPRVAIYWQKLDIAFFKLINQSLLNNHYWQVFWACANHKYADWVEDLCILAFFTVWIQKSPYSLRKIRIAQLLFCILYIAFILFFVNRMLFRDFISIPRPSPSLIVENSVMLSKELPWMKIKDISKTSFPGDHATTALLFAASFSYLAGWRFAIAAWLYAGFLCMPRLITGAHWLSDVIVGSGGITLFFLSIAFCTPLAYSISSYFVRIFNGKQIENN; encoded by the coding sequence ATGACCATTTCATATAAACTCAGATCCCTTTTTCTTTTACAAACCCTTCTAGCGCTTTTACTAACGAGTCTATTATGGCCTAGAGTAGCGATCTATTGGCAAAAATTAGACATTGCATTTTTTAAACTGATCAATCAATCTCTATTAAATAATCACTATTGGCAAGTGTTTTGGGCTTGTGCAAATCACAAATATGCAGACTGGGTAGAAGATCTATGTATATTGGCATTTTTCACTGTATGGATACAAAAATCTCCGTATTCTTTACGTAAAATACGTATTGCACAATTGCTCTTTTGCATTTTATATATCGCTTTTATCCTCTTCTTTGTTAATCGAATGCTTTTTCGTGATTTTATTTCCATACCAAGACCTAGTCCTTCTTTGATAGTTGAAAATAGCGTAATGCTATCAAAGGAACTGCCTTGGATGAAAATCAAAGATATATCTAAAACAAGCTTTCCAGGGGACCATGCCACAACAGCTTTACTTTTTGCTGCCAGTTTTTCTTATTTAGCTGGTTGGCGCTTTGCTATTGCAGCTTGGCTCTATGCTGGCTTTCTTTGTATGCCTAGGTTAATTACAGGTGCTCATTGGCTCTCTGATGTGATTGTAGGTAGCGGTGGAATTACTTTATTTTTCTTAAGCATTGCCTTTTGCACCCCACTAGCCTATAGCATAAGCTCTTATTTTGTACGTATATTTAATGGAAAGCAAATAGAAAATAACTAA
- the rpsI gene encoding 30S ribosomal protein S9: MKEQEFIGTGRRKTAVSSIRLRPGTGKVEVNGKKFEEYFPLALQRTTILSPLNEVDNPESYDLIIRVKGGGIEGQVIASRLGISRALVEQNINNRQALKSLGFLTRDSRKRERKKYGQPGARKRFQFSKR, from the coding sequence ATGAAAGAACAAGAATTTATTGGAACTGGCAGAAGAAAAACAGCGGTTTCTTCTATTCGTCTACGTCCCGGTACTGGAAAGGTAGAAGTAAATGGAAAAAAATTTGAAGAGTACTTTCCTTTGGCTCTACAAAGAACAACCATTTTATCACCTTTAAACGAGGTGGATAATCCTGAGAGCTATGATCTTATCATCCGTGTAAAAGGTGGTGGTATTGAAGGTCAGGTGATTGCATCTAGGTTGGGTATTTCTAGAGCTTTAGTTGAGCAAAATATAAACAATCGCCAAGCATTAAAAAGCCTAGGTTTTTTAACCCGTGATTCTCGTAAAAGAGAGCGTAAGAAGTATGGACAACCAGGAGCTCGTAAGCGCTTTCAGTTCTCAAAACGTTAG
- a CDS encoding LptF/LptG family permease: MHLKIWQRYLIREIGGFFFLFLGCFYFFYALIDYSLHMQNFMQDTRVTFSHIFLYYLFEFIKRADLLIPLAVLITTIKVLFALNIKGELVALRASGLSLKVILRPFFYLAIALALFNYMSNEWILPSSLTFIDRFQEQHWKPSSKDSHLYTLSLSDQSKLIYQAKDPQKQLLTDVFWIRNADEIWRMKFLYYDLKQPTGFFVDQLKRNNKGHFEKMESFEKYSFILFKGLLENHKTPLSLENQKISTLFKNLLKKRLSPYEYPIALSYFLLKITMPLLSLLVVLAIAPFCISHSRSFPVFLTYALALFGFIAFFTLLDATIILSKNETISAFYAILMPFCICFSLFSYRYFKRVQ; the protein is encoded by the coding sequence ATGCATCTAAAAATCTGGCAACGCTATCTCATCCGAGAAATAGGTGGTTTTTTCTTTCTTTTTTTAGGCTGCTTTTACTTCTTCTATGCACTAATAGACTATTCTCTACATATGCAAAACTTTATGCAAGACACAAGAGTTACTTTTTCTCATATCTTTTTATATTATCTATTTGAGTTCATTAAAAGAGCTGACTTATTGATTCCTCTAGCTGTTTTAATTACTACGATAAAAGTGCTGTTTGCGCTCAATATAAAGGGGGAATTAGTAGCTCTAAGAGCTTCTGGTTTATCCTTAAAAGTGATTCTACGCCCTTTTTTTTATCTAGCTATTGCTCTGGCTCTTTTCAATTATATGAGTAATGAATGGATACTCCCTTCTAGTTTAACTTTTATCGATCGATTCCAAGAACAGCACTGGAAACCTTCTTCTAAAGATAGCCATCTTTATACATTATCTTTATCAGATCAATCTAAACTCATTTATCAGGCTAAAGATCCTCAAAAACAACTATTAACCGATGTGTTTTGGATCCGCAACGCTGACGAAATTTGGCGCATGAAATTTCTTTATTACGATCTAAAACAACCCACAGGTTTTTTTGTAGACCAACTTAAGCGAAATAACAAAGGACATTTTGAAAAAATGGAGTCTTTTGAAAAATATTCTTTTATTTTATTTAAAGGCCTTCTAGAAAATCACAAAACACCCCTTTCTTTAGAGAATCAAAAGATCAGCACTCTGTTTAAAAACTTACTTAAAAAGAGATTAAGCCCTTATGAATATCCTATAGCTCTTTCTTATTTTCTATTGAAAATTACTATGCCTCTTTTATCTTTATTAGTGGTTCTTGCCATTGCCCCTTTTTGTATAAGCCATAGTCGCTCTTTTCCTGTCTTTTTAACCTATGCTTTAGCTCTATTTGGATTTATCGCTTTTTTTACCCTGCTAGACGCAACGATCATTCTTAGCAAGAATGAAACCATCTCTGCTTTTTACGCAATCCTTATGCCTTTTTGCATTTGCTTTAGTTTATTTTCCTACCGATATTTTAAGAGAGTACAATGA
- a CDS encoding LptF/LptG family permease, whose protein sequence is MPILWRYLLRNYFQVFFLCVSAFISVLLVLRFQEIARFITSESSFTKITLFSLYQIPYILPIAIPISCLISSLLLFQKLSYHQEITALRTIGLSLQKIVIPILASGFLLVLFNAMIAFELAPICRRKARMLIYETVTSNPLFILQKESPVKLKNMYIDLQVSKGAKSAEDVIIAIKNSSSNRLSLFSFKNLSLVNEELEGNAISYISSFDSKQEQGFDHLMIENQDHMKIKAIQLGQFMQHTNWLSHHDYLTLRMLLAKESLETHSKISKKILIEIVKRISIAFAAFTFTLIGTCLGLQIGRNQSKKKILWAISLAAFFMLCFIIAKSMYPNALLATSLLLIPHLLIAWASYRQLKLVSKGIE, encoded by the coding sequence ATGCCCATTTTATGGCGCTATTTATTGCGCAATTACTTCCAGGTTTTCTTTCTTTGCGTAAGCGCATTTATTAGTGTGTTACTTGTGCTTCGTTTTCAAGAAATTGCTAGATTTATCACATCCGAATCTTCTTTTACCAAGATTACTCTATTCTCTCTATATCAAATCCCTTATATTTTGCCGATTGCTATTCCTATTTCTTGTCTGATCTCTTCCCTCTTGCTTTTTCAAAAGCTTAGCTATCATCAAGAAATTACAGCTCTGCGTACAATCGGTCTTAGCTTGCAAAAAATTGTAATCCCCATTTTAGCCTCAGGGTTTCTGCTGGTTTTATTCAATGCTATGATTGCTTTTGAATTAGCTCCTATTTGTCGCCGTAAAGCAAGAATGCTTATATACGAAACAGTAACTTCTAATCCTTTATTTATTTTACAAAAAGAAAGCCCTGTCAAACTTAAAAATATGTATATAGATCTGCAGGTCTCAAAAGGAGCTAAATCTGCAGAAGATGTTATTATTGCGATTAAAAATAGCTCTAGTAATCGCCTTAGTTTGTTTTCTTTCAAAAATCTCTCTTTGGTTAATGAAGAATTAGAAGGGAATGCCATCTCTTACATTTCTTCTTTTGATTCCAAACAAGAACAGGGTTTTGATCATCTTATGATTGAAAATCAAGACCATATGAAAATAAAAGCTATTCAGCTTGGTCAGTTTATGCAACACACCAACTGGTTATCTCATCACGATTACCTAACATTGCGTATGCTCTTAGCAAAAGAGAGCTTAGAAACACATTCTAAAATATCTAAGAAAATACTCATTGAAATAGTTAAACGGATTTCCATTGCTTTTGCCGCGTTTACCTTTACCTTGATTGGTACTTGCCTAGGTCTACAGATTGGTCGCAATCAATCCAAGAAAAAAATCTTATGGGCTATTTCTTTAGCAGCTTTTTTTATGCTATGTTTTATTATTGCTAAATCCATGTATCCTAATGCGCTTTTAGCTACCAGCCTATTACTCATCCCTCATCTTTTAATAGCTTGGGCTAGCTACAGACAGCTAAAATTGGTTTCCAAAGGAATTGAATAA
- the rplM gene encoding 50S ribosomal protein L13, giving the protein MNPKQDKTFFVTKEDARLHRKWLKLDASGKTLGRFASEVTKILRGKHKTDFTPNIDTGDGVIVVNASKIVVTGSKDAQKIYRYHTGAMSGMREIPYRVMLDRKPEYIILKAIKGMMPKTRLAEAQMKKLRIYAKEEHDMHAQSPQSINI; this is encoded by the coding sequence ATGAACCCAAAACAAGATAAAACATTTTTTGTCACTAAAGAGGATGCTCGCCTTCATCGCAAATGGCTTAAACTAGATGCGTCAGGTAAAACTTTAGGAAGATTTGCTAGCGAAGTAACTAAAATTTTAAGAGGAAAGCATAAGACAGATTTTACTCCTAATATCGATACAGGAGATGGCGTCATTGTTGTTAATGCAAGTAAAATTGTGGTTACTGGTTCAAAAGATGCTCAAAAAATTTATCGCTATCACACGGGGGCTATGAGCGGGATGCGAGAAATTCCTTATCGTGTTATGCTTGATCGAAAACCTGAATATATTATTTTAAAAGCGATTAAGGGAATGATGCCAAAAACTAGGCTTGCAGAAGCTCAGATGAAAAAGTTGCGTATTTATGCAAAAGAGGAGCACGATATGCATGCACAATCTCCACAATCCATTAACATCTAA
- a CDS encoding carboxypeptidase M32: MHPYQRLIKLSKQITHLSSITYLLEWDQEIYMPLDGIEYRPEQVALLSGLVHQKKTSKAFAKGLDSLIDLDTKEIKDPHLTPLQIIALQKWRRDYLLAAKIPSSFVKKFANVTSKAVHVWQTAKGHNNFKLFLPHLQKVISLCRLKADIIGYQEHPYDALLDTYEPDAKTSDLTHIFSQLKLPLKQLLKEISIKPLVENDFLYQLCPKHIQLEFAHLILGKMGFSLSSSRLDCSLHPFCTGLQPKDTRMTVAVNPENILGTISATLHEGGHGLYHMGLAAEHYGTPLAESLSLGIDESQSRFWETLIGQNRHFWQYFFPILQQKLPKQFGLITLDQFYRAINSVKPHFIRIETDEISYNLHILLRFEIEKQLIEGSLSVKDIPEAWNERMRDYLGLDPKLDSQGCLQDIHWSLGMIGYFPTYALGNLYAAQFFSQFKKDQPDWETQVEQGNLSPIRTWLQTHIHQFGRQYTQEELCQKITDSALSEKPFIDYLQKKYSTLYQLDS; encoded by the coding sequence ATGCACCCCTATCAAAGACTCATTAAGCTCTCTAAACAAATAACTCATCTCTCTTCTATTACCTATCTACTCGAATGGGATCAAGAAATCTATATGCCACTAGATGGCATTGAATATCGCCCTGAGCAAGTTGCTCTTCTTTCTGGCTTAGTTCATCAAAAAAAAACAAGCAAAGCCTTTGCAAAAGGTTTAGATTCTTTAATTGATTTGGATACAAAAGAAATCAAAGATCCTCATCTAACCCCTCTACAAATAATCGCCTTACAGAAATGGCGTAGAGATTATCTGCTAGCAGCTAAAATCCCTTCTTCTTTTGTCAAAAAATTTGCCAATGTGACATCTAAAGCAGTTCATGTATGGCAGACGGCAAAAGGACACAATAACTTTAAACTGTTTCTTCCTCATCTACAGAAAGTAATTTCTCTTTGCCGGTTAAAAGCGGATATTATCGGTTATCAAGAGCATCCTTATGATGCTCTATTAGACACTTATGAGCCAGACGCTAAAACCTCTGATCTAACACATATATTTAGCCAATTAAAACTACCTTTAAAACAATTACTCAAAGAAATATCTATTAAACCACTTGTAGAAAATGATTTTCTTTATCAGCTATGCCCTAAACATATACAGCTAGAGTTTGCTCATTTGATTTTGGGAAAAATGGGATTCTCTCTTTCTTCTTCTCGTTTAGATTGTTCTCTGCATCCTTTTTGTACAGGCCTGCAACCTAAAGATACCCGTATGACTGTAGCGGTAAACCCAGAAAACATCTTAGGTACCATTAGCGCAACACTACATGAAGGAGGTCATGGCCTGTACCATATGGGTCTTGCTGCTGAGCATTATGGAACTCCTCTTGCTGAATCACTCTCTTTAGGGATTGATGAAAGCCAATCCCGTTTTTGGGAAACCTTAATTGGTCAAAACAGACATTTTTGGCAGTATTTTTTCCCCATATTACAACAAAAGCTTCCTAAACAATTTGGATTGATTACTTTAGATCAGTTCTATAGAGCCATTAATAGTGTAAAACCTCATTTTATACGAATCGAAACCGATGAGATTAGCTACAATCTACACATTTTACTGCGTTTTGAAATAGAAAAACAACTCATCGAAGGATCTTTATCAGTTAAAGATATCCCCGAAGCTTGGAATGAGCGCATGCGTGATTATCTAGGCCTTGATCCAAAGCTCGATAGCCAAGGTTGCTTGCAAGACATCCACTGGTCTTTGGGAATGATCGGATACTTTCCTACATATGCTTTGGGTAATCTTTATGCAGCGCAATTCTTCTCCCAATTCAAAAAAGATCAACCTGATTGGGAAACGCAAGTAGAGCAAGGAAATCTTTCACCTATTCGTACTTGGTTACAGACCCATATTCATCAATTTGGAAGACAATATACACAAGAAGAGCTCTGTCAAAAAATTACAGATTCTGCTCTTTCAGAAAAACCTTTTATTGATTACTTACAAAAAAAATACAGTACTCTCTATCAATTAGATTCTTAA